Within Leptospiraceae bacterium, the genomic segment TCATTTAACTCTTTTTGGAATTTAGGTAGCTTGATAAAGTTAAAATTAATATCTTTTAATTCATTTTTATGCGTTTCCATATTTAGAATTAAATGTCGAGTTAAATAGTTATTACCTTCAAAGTAATCAAATTCAAGTATACCGACTAATACAACTGGAGTAAGTTTAGAATAATCATCTCCCTTTTCTATTTGAGAAGAATATTCTTTGGAAACATAATATTGAATTCTTTTATCAAAGGCAACAACTTGACTCAGTTGCATTTCGACGATATACTTAGTTCCAGTTTGATCCTTTACATTTACATCAATGATGGAAGATTTAAGTCCTGTGATTCTTGGAAGTTGAAAAGTATTACGAAAATCTAAATCAATAATTTTTCTATCACCTTCTAAATTTAATACAGAATTTAAAAGGAGATAAGAATAACTTTCTTGGCTTCATTACCGAAAAATTTTTCTGAATGCGACATCGTTTTTTGGATCAGCAAATTTCATAACTTAACTATTTCTATTTATTTTTATTATGTCAAGTGGATTTAACTCTTAAAACCAAGTCTTTGTTTGTAAATAATTGACCAAAGACCTGATTTTCATTATAATTTCTCTAACCGCCGCAGTTTGGAGTTAGAACAAAGTTAGTTTG encodes:
- a CDS encoding Rpn family recombination-promoting nuclease/putative transposase, translating into MIDLDFRNTFQLPRITGLKSSIIDVNVKDQTGTKYIVEMQLSQVVAFDKRIQYYVSKEYSSQIEKGDDYSKLTPVVLVGILEFDYFEGNNYLTRHLILNMETHKNELKDINFNFIKLPKFQKELNECKTLTDKWIYFIKNAENLDVVPPDVTDEGLKEAYTESDKHNWTKDELDSYDYFLMREQDEKGRVEFAEMKAKEEAKKEEKLEIGKKLKSLGIDFQSIVKATGLSIEEIEKL